The nucleotide window AGATACACTGTCACATGCGGTAAACTTTGCGAATCGGCTGCTGTGGCTGGGAAGGAAGCGCTGCTCAGATACACTTGCCTTGCTGGTTGGTGTTTTGCCTTACAGCTGTGGCTTGGAAGGAAGCGCTGCTCAGATACACTAGACACATGAGCTTCCCGCAGCGTCTCCACGCTGTGGCTTGGAAGGAAGCGCTGCTCAGATACACTAAGGGTACTGCCAGGGGGTAGCCGGTTGATGCTGTGGCTTGGAAGGAAGCGCTGCTCAGATACACTACCTCAAGATCAGCGTCGACGGCCTGGTCGGCTGTGGCTTGGAAGGAAGCGCTGCTCAGATACACTCTCTTAATTACGCAACACCCTAGTCGAGTCGCTGTGGCTTGGAAGGAAGCGCTGCTCAGATACACTGCAACGTAGGGAAGTACGGCCCCTTGTTAGGCTGTGGCTTGGAAGGAAACGCTGCTCAGATACACTAGACTTTAATCATTCAATATCGAAATACGTGCTGTGGCTTGGAAGGAAGCGCTGCTCAGATACACTTGGCGTTGAGCGGCGTCAATCACGACGTGCGCTGTGGCTTGGAAGGAAGCGCTGCTCAGATACACTCGGCTCGACCCCATAGGTGTCGTCTCCGCAGCTGTGGCTTGGAAGGAAGCGCTGCTCTGATACACTACTTACCGACGCAATGAACCGCGTGAAGGTGCTGTGGCTTGGAAGGAAGCGCTGCTCAGATACACTCGCACTCACGATGCTGGCCAACGAAGCGAAGCTGTGGCTTGGAAGGAAGCGCTGCTCAGATACACTTAATTGATGAGCCTGACACACCTTTAGTGGGCTGTGGCTTGGAAGGAAGCGCTGCTCAGATACACTGACTGACCAGGACTTCAGTGAGTACGATCCGCTGTGGCTTGGAAGGAAGCGCTGCTCAGATACACTCGGAAGCTATTGACGATTGCCTAGAACAGATGCTGTGGCTTGGAAGGAAGCGCTGCTCAGATACACTCTCAACCACGCGCGAAACGTCCATGAAATGGCTGTGGCTTGGAAGGAAGCGCTGCTCAGATACACTCCCGCCCTTGCCTTTCCGACTCTGGCCGAGCTGTGGCTTGGAAGGAAGCGCTGCTCAGATACACTGAAATGAACCCAAAGCGTTTTGATGCGAGTGCTGTGGCTTGGAAGGAAGCGCTGCTCAGATACACTTGCAAGAGCTTCGCGTGCTGCTTCCTCGGAGCTGTGGCTTGGAAGGAAGCGCTGCTCAGATACACTACCCGTCCTCACCGTAAGTTTCGGTTCGTTGCTGTGGCTTGGAAGGAAGCGCTGCTCAGATACACTCATTCAGGGGCTCGTAAGTTCAATCAAGAAGCTGTGGCTTGGAAGGAAGCGCTGCTCAGATACACTCGACCGTCGTGATCAATCCGGCAGTCGCGCGCTGTGGCTTGGAAGGAAGCGCTGCTCAGATACACTGGTCCACATGACACTCAGGCCGCCGTATGAGCTGTGGCTTGGAAGGAAGCGCTGCTCAGATACACTCCGTGCAAGGTAGGATGCACGACCCGGCATGCTGTGGCTTGGAAGGAAGCGCTGCTCAGATACACTCGACATCGACATCGACATCGGCTGCCCGGCGCTGTGGCTTGGAAGGAAGCGCTGCTCAGATACACTCGGTTGTCGTTGTGCCGCAGGCTGAGGAAGGCTGTGGCTTGGAAGGAAGCGCTGCTCAGATACACTGCCTTCGCTTTAAACAGCGAAGTCGTAGCAACTTGCGGCCACGGTCATAACTAGAAAAGGAGCAATTGGTCGGGGATTTCTTCCACACTTGTGCGATTTCTCCCAAGAAAAACTTCCATTTTGCCAAACTGACGATCGGTCACCGCCAGCAAGCGGACTTGGCCGTCGGGGGGAAGTTGCGCTTCGATCCGCCGACGGTACGAGTCGCTATGTTTCTCACTCACGCAGTATCGGGCATACACGGAAAATTGCAACATGCTAAAGCCCTCGCGCAGTAGCAACTTGCGGAACTGCGTGTAGCGACGGCGGGAGCGACGCGTTTTCACAGGCAGGTCGAACATCGCAAACAGCCACATCGCTTGGTACTCCGAAAGGGCCATCAGTTTACACCTCGGGCAGCACAATTTTTTCGCGCTCCCCTAAAAAGACTTCGGCAAGGGAACTGGCCGTTCGAGCCATCGCGTCGAACACCGTCCGCTGCTCGCCTTCAAGTTTCGCCCGTACGAGAAGCGACTTGATCAAACGCTGCTTCACCGCTGGCGTCAGTTCGCACTGCGGTCCTTCGTCAACGAGCAGGCCCACCACCTCGCGATCCACCAACGGTCGCACCGGTTCCATCAGATCGTCCGCCAACGGATAGGTGGCATACTTGTTGTGATGATGCACGCCGAGGGACGGATGCAACCCGGCGGCACAGATCGCCCGGGCGACAATCGCCCGCAGCACGGTGTATCCGTAGTTGAGCAGCGCGTTGCCATCGTCGAGCGACTGATCACGGCGGAACCCTTTCGAGTCAGCCCCCGTCAGTCTTGGGTCAGCGAACAACTGTTGCCAGTATCGCCGTGCCGCGCGGGCTTCGACATTCGCGGGATCGCCGGAGCGGACCTGACTGACCAGTTGCCCAAGCCCCGCATCATTGCCACGAAGTTCCGAGAGTAAGTTCGATTGAGCGGTGATCTTCGCCCGCACGATTTGCCGCCAGACGCGTTTGCGCACCGGCAACTTCGCGGAGGCCTGGGCGGCGAAGCGTTCGACCTGGGCAAAGTGCGCGGCCAGCGGCAACAACATGCCGATCGGCAAGTGCTTGCCATCGCAGGTGATGAACACGCCACCCGCCGAAGCGATCCCCGCAAGAACCGCATGCGTGTAGTGGACCTGTGGATGCGACACGACCAGCACCGCCACGTCGACCAGCGGCAACCGCGCGGGCGTTTGATCCTTGGCCTCAACCACCAGATTCGCATCCCGCACAAATAACTTCGCGGGCGACTGCGACAGGTCGAGGATGCGGTTGTTCATGAGGCCAGGAATGAGAACGAGGGAATGCCCTCCTGGCCGACGGGAGTCCGGTTTTGTATCTATTTCGCAGGATAATTGGCGAGCAAAGCCGGTGCAAAGAAAAATGCGGCGTGGCTCGGCGGGATTCGCTGCTCAGTTACACTACTTTGCGCTGTTCGCTGCTAGCGTGGCGGCCATACTTTAATCACTCGCCTGACTTACTTCGCCGAGTGGGCCAACCGTAACTTTCTGGCACCCTTCTTTGAATAATGCATTAGCACTCTTGCGAATCCGCGCCCCGGGCTCTTTCTTGCGGACGGTTATTGGGCGGGCGTCGCTGTGGAGGACTAGCTCGACTTGGCTGCCGGAAATCACCGTCACGCGGCAAAGCCGTTCATTTTCCGTGCCCGGCTCTAGCAGCACATGTTCGCCGCCGGCGAGGGAGAATTTGAATTTACGCTGCTTGCCGTGGTCGCGTTGGATGATCGGCTCCTGGCGGGCTTTGCGTTGCATCGCCTCGAAGCGGGAGACGAGCACGCCTTCCCATTTTTTCTCCTTGCCGTTCTTATCCAGCACGGCGACGACCTCCAGGTGATGGTTCGAGCCGGGGTTCACGTAGCGGCGTTTGCTTCCCTTGCCGATCGGCATCGGGTTGTCCGACTTGCGGATGCGGGCGCGGTGGATCGGCACAGTGCGACCGTTCTTGCCGTGCAGCGACGGGTGGTTGTTCTTGTCGGCGAACGCTTTCTGCGGCGTGCCGCCGATCGCTTTGAGTTGGGTGAGAACCGCTTCGCGCACGACCGGGTCGATGATCGCCTCCACTTCACCCTTGCTCATCGCTTCGAGCGGCTTACGGACGGCGTGAAAGGTTTCCGGCTGTTCGGAATCGTCATCCGCTTCGGGACGAGGCTTGCTGAGGATCGTCTCCTTGTGCAACGGGCCGTTGAGCTTTTTGCTGACGCGAGAAGAGACGTTGATCGCGGGAACCAATTCGCGGGCTTCGCTAACCAGTTCGTTGAACGGGTGATCGACCTCGGCGAACAGCTTGTGCTGATCCGGCCCATAGCGTTCTTCGGCTTCTTGTGCCGCTAGGCTTAGTTGTTGGACCGCGCGGGCATCGGTGAGGCCGATAACGATGGCATCAATGGCGTGGTGACGGTGGTCCTCCCGGTCCTTATCGTCAGAGTACCCGATGATCGAGTTCAGGTTCCAGCGTTGCCGCAGGTAGGAGGTCGCGCGACCGGGGCTGACCTGCACTTTGAACTTGCCGAAGCCGAGCTCGTCGCGTTCGATCTTTCCGCCGTAAAGCAGGCCCAAGTATTCCGTGGCGAGCTTGGCGATGTAACGGGTGTCGCTAAGTTGCTTTTTCGTGAACTCGTCCTGCTCGGGCAGTTCCTCAGCCAGAAAGCGTTGCAGCTTGATGCCGCGGGCGTCGCCGCGGAAGCGTTTGACGCGGGCGATCATCTCGTCCCAGTAGTCGGTGCCGTGGTAAGCCTCCCACGGCATGCGATTTCCTTTGCGGGCGTTCTCCTCGTGGTAGCAAAGCGTTTTGTTCGTGAACGAGTTATCCAGCGAACGGCTGAAGGGGATGATGTGCTCGATCTGGAATTGCGATTCGTTTCCGACTAATTGCTTCATGTTGATCGACTTGCCGGAGAACGGGCAGACCCAGCCGCACTCCTCGGCGAGACGCACTTTTAAGACATTGTCGCGGGTGCAGTAGTTTTCGTGCCCCATCTCGCGGAGGATTTTCTCGTACGCTTCTTCGCGGGACTTGGTGTTTTGGTTGCGGCGGTCGGTCAGGTCTTGGCGACGTTTGCGACTGTGCTTCAAGTCTCGGGCCATTTCGACGCGAAACGCCCACGGTTTGTGCTTCGCTTTTTTGAGGATCGCGTTAATCACCTTGCGGAATTCGCTCATCGCCCGTTCGACCGCCGGGTTGCGTAACTCGGGGAAGGCTCCTTCCTTGTGGTAGCCGGTCGGGCGAACCGGGGGTAGCTCGTCGAGCGGCTCAATTGTGGCGAACGTCTCCGGATCGAGTTCCCGCCGGATGGTTTGTAGCGCGAACCCTTCGCGGAGCTTTAGTAAATAACGCTCAATCGTGTGACGGGAGTAGGCCGCGTAGGCATCTTCCAGCTTCGCCCCAGCAGCCGCTTTGGCACGGTCCGCGGGGATGCCTAACTCCGTTTCCAAACGGTTGGCGAGTGCTTGCTCGTTGTCGAACTGAAGGATTTCATCAACGAGAATGTCCTGGTCGTTGGCGGAAAGCTCTGTCCACGATTCGCCCAGCGCGTCTTCGAGCTTTGCGTAAGTGCGGTTGCCGATGAGTTTCTTGTCGCCCGCTTTCTCGAAGTTGAACTCCCAGTGGCGACCGTAATCTTTGGACTTCTTCATGCCAAGCAGCTTCTTGATTGCCGCCCAGGAGAGGCCGTCGGTTTGCAATAGCTCCGTGGCGAGCTGTTGTTTTTGCTCCTCGGTCAGATCGACAATCTCCCCATCGGGAGCGGTGACACGCAAGTCGTTCACCCGCTGCAAGACGCGGAACTCCTGAAACGGCAGACAAGCCGCCGGAGCACGGCGTTTCGTGGGATCGATGCTGCAACGCCCGATTAAGTGTTTTTGCGATTTAAGTGGCCGCTGGAAGAAGATAGCCGCGTGGATTTCTTCTTTGAGTTCGTCGGTGAGTTCCTTATGGTGTTCTGCTTGGGCGTTCCAAATCGCTTCGAACTCTTCCCAAAACATGTGACGGCTGGTCCAGCGGGAACGAATTCTTTGTTCTTCGGGATCCAGCGTAGTGAAGTACGAACCGATGGTTGGAACATCCGCTTTGTCCATGAGCTTATAGAGGTCAGCGATGCCAGATTTCACTTTGCCGGTTTCTTCCTCGTCACCCCCCGCTTTGCGATTGGAGAGAAACCCGCGCCGCTGAGCGAGTTGATAGAGGGCACGCCCGACCGCGTGCAACGGGAGCTTCTCGTCGAGAGCGCGTTTACGGAGTTCATAAGGCAGCAGTTGATCGCTGACGCGGTCGCCGCCGAGGCCTAATTCCTCGCGCAGCTTCTGATCCACTGCCAATAGATGTTCATGCCGTTGGTCGTTCTTGGCGGCTTCGCAAGGCGGCAACAAACCGTTACGGCAGAGTAAATTGAACAGCTTCTTCATCCGCCGCCGCCGCCGAAAATTCTGCCGGCGCGGCCCCCGCGCATCACGCCGAGCCGTGGCACGGCTTTCATCCTTACCCTTCTCAATATCGCCGAGGACGCCCGCCTCGAATCGTCGGACGCCACTAGCCACTAAGCCGAGCGGGTTCCCTTTGTCATCGCAAGCGATCACTGCCCAGCCGACTGATGACGGGCCGAGGTCGATTCCCACGAGATAAGGTTGCCCGTCTTGCAGGTGCTGCCAGGTGTATTTCATCGTTGAGAATCCCAAAGAACAGGTTAGGAAAGTGAGGAAAGCAGGCTTGTCAAAAGAGAAGAAGGAGATACGATTGCTTTTAGTGTATCTGAGCAGCGTTTGCCTCCAAGTCATAGTAAGGCTTTCGCGAGCCGCCAGGCAATGTTCCCCGGAACAACCTGTGACGCCCCCCAGCGGGGCGTTTTTTTTGGGGGGAGGAGAGGGGGGCCGCCTTGAATTCTTGGAACAGCGGCATCACTATTCTATCGAACCTGTGGCCCTTGCGGCAGAGGCTCTAAGGTGGCCTAGGTTAGAGGCGAGGTGCTGATACTGCCTAGCTACCATCGTTCCGTCCACGTGGCCCATCAGTTGCCCCAGAGTGATTGGGTCAACTCCATTAAGCAAACCCTGCGTCGCGTAGGAGTGCCGGAAGCTATAAGCACAGAGCCCAGGTAGATTCATCAGTTTCTGGAACCTTGTAAATCGACATTTCATTGCATCTTTCGTCCACGGCCGATTTCGGAGGTTTCTAAAAAGGGTTCCATCGGGATTCACCCGAGCGTATGACTCTACAATTGCTTGCGCTTTTTCGTTTAGAATGAGAATACGACGACGACGCTGTCCTTTGGATTGGGCCATCGGAAAGATTGCAATTCCATTGGCAAAATCGCAGTATCGAGCTTCTAGTGTACGCGCTTCGATTGGGCGACAGCCCGTCTCCCAGAGAAAAATGAGAAGGTCCCGAAAGCGGGGCTCCTTGAGATGCGTCTGAAGCTCTTGCCAGTCGGAAGGTGATAGGACAACCTCGCGGCGCTGTCTTGGAGGTTTCTCCTCAATGTACATAAGCGGATGAGTATGCAGGAGATTCCTCTTTACTGCCCACGAGAAAGCTCGTTGCACATGGCCAATTGCCTCGTGGCGAGTAGTATTTCCCCACGTAGACTGTCGAGAGATCCACCCTGAGACATGGTCAGGAGATATATCAGCGACTCGAAGACGAGAGCCAACACTCTTGGCAAACGAGCTTAGATAGAAGCGACAAGCGTCGTATGTAGTTGCTGCGCGGTGTGTCTTTACCCAAGCGAGATACGAGTTCAGAAGCTCTTGGACACCCGTCACATAAGTCTTTGTTGCCTCAGAACTCGCCATGAGCTGATGGTATTTGGCGAAAGCAGCTTCCTTGTCCTTTCCAAGGGGAATCTGCTTCCCAGCGATCTGAACGTACCAGCTACGTGTGAATTTTCGATAGAAAGGCTTTGGTTGACGCATTGCGAACCTCATAGGAAGGAGTCGAAACCACTGCGAAGCGGATCGATAGGTTCGCGCCTGAGACCTGACTTGGTGGGTCCCTTCAGTGCAGATTACGCGGGGAAGCCCCCAATTGTTCTGCAAACTCTGCAATTATCTCTGCAATCGGACATTCGAATTGACGTAAGTCCAGTCGGGCTGAGAGGATTTGAACCTCCGACCTCTGCGTCCCGAACGCAGCGCTCTAGCCAAGCTGAGCTACAGCCCGATGGAGTGAGGCTTCGGCGAAAACTTTCGCCTCGCAAAGCCACCTCTTGAAGTATAGAGGTCGGGGAATTCTCGGGGAAGATGGCGGTAACGGCCCTTAAGCCCTGAGATTCTTTGGTGCCGCGGCCTCTCCTGTTGACGGAATGAGAGCGTTCTCAGCGGCCTGTGTATCTTGTACGATGATACTTCGCTCAAGGGCCTTCCATTTGGGGACACGGTTGCGTTGTACGCTTATCTTACGTTACTAACTGGTCGTCGTTCGGGAACGAATTTTTCGTTGGACCCGTCTCGCGAAACCCTCATCGGGCGGGGCAGTGATTGTCATATCACGCTGCTTGATCCCAAGTGTTCGCGGGTGCACGCGGCTGTGCGATCTACCGATGAGGGGTGGGAGATCGTCGATAAAGAAAGCCGCAACGGCATCGCGGTCAACGGTCAAAAGGTTCGACAGGCGACTCTGGGCGAAAGCCATCACATTCACCTGGGGTCCAGTGAGTTCGCATTTCATCTCAGCGACGATCCGCCGACGGCCGAAGCCACCGACCCGCTGATGGTCCAGACGATTGTGCAGGATTTGCCAATCGCCGTTCAGCAGACCAACGAGGAACTCCTCGAAGCGTTACCCACGCCAGAGCAAGTGCAAGAGTTGGTGCTGCTCTATCAACTAAGTATTCAATTGCTCGGGCGCGAGGAACCTGATCAAGTCGTGCAAGTGGCGCTCGGTCTGCTTGCTGAGCGAACCAAGGCGGCCGTGGTGGCGTTTCTTTGGGTGGATGATGGAGGCCACCTTCGCCCGCAGGAAGTCTTGCCTCCCGAGAAAGCTGATCGAGTCACCCTAAGCGAGAGTCTCACCGAGCTGGTTCTGCAACAGGGCCACGCCATTTGGGTCGCGAATCAGCCTGCCGAGCAGCAAACGGCAACTTCCACGGTCAGCGAATACGCTGATGCGGTTTGTGCTCCGCTGGTAAAGAAGAGCCGCGATGGGGAACGCAATACCTTGGGGGCTCTTCATGTCTATCTCGAAGATGGTCGATTTCGGCAGTCTGATTTCGACTTTATCATCGCGGTAGCAAATCTGCTTACGATTGCCCTTGTGCGAGCCCAAGCCAAGAAACGTTTGCAGTCGGAACACGATCGACTCGTTTCCACCTCACCAGGTTACGAGGACTTGATTGGCGAAAGCAAGCCGATGGTTTCCCTGAAAACCAAAATCGAGAGAGTTGCGAAAGCTCCCGGAGCGGTGCTCATCCGCGGCGAGAGTGGTGCCGGGAAGGAACTGGTAGCGCGGGCGATCCATCGTCTTAGCCCGCGGTGCGAACAGCCGCTCGTGTCAGTCAACTGCGCTGCGATTCCTGCGGATCTCATTGAAAGCCAACTATTCGGGCACAAGCAAGGTTCTTTCACGGGCGCTGACCGCGATCACATTGGCTATTTCCAACAGGCCAACCTTGGGACGCTCTTTCTTGATGAAGTAGGTGAACTCC belongs to Lacipirellulaceae bacterium and includes:
- the cas2 gene encoding CRISPR-associated endonuclease Cas2, whose product is MALSEYQAMWLFAMFDLPVKTRRSRRRYTQFRKLLLREGFSMLQFSVYARYCVSEKHSDSYRRRIEAQLPPDGQVRLLAVTDRQFGKMEVFLGRNRTSVEEIPDQLLLF
- the cas1 gene encoding type II CRISPR-associated endonuclease Cas1 codes for the protein MNNRILDLSQSPAKLFVRDANLVVEAKDQTPARLPLVDVAVLVVSHPQVHYTHAVLAGIASAGGVFITCDGKHLPIGMLLPLAAHFAQVERFAAQASAKLPVRKRVWRQIVRAKITAQSNLLSELRGNDAGLGQLVSQVRSGDPANVEARAARRYWQQLFADPRLTGADSKGFRRDQSLDDGNALLNYGYTVLRAIVARAICAAGLHPSLGVHHHNKYATYPLADDLMEPVRPLVDREVVGLLVDEGPQCELTPAVKQRLIKSLLVRAKLEGEQRTVFDAMARTASSLAEVFLGEREKIVLPEV
- the cas9 gene encoding type II CRISPR RNA-guided endonuclease Cas9 (Cas9, originally named Csn1, is the large, multifunctional signature protein of type II CRISPR/Cas systems. It is well known even to general audiences because its RNA-guided endonuclease activity has made it a popular tool for custom editing of eukaryotic genomes.), with product MKYTWQHLQDGQPYLVGIDLGPSSVGWAVIACDDKGNPLGLVASGVRRFEAGVLGDIEKGKDESRATARRDARGPRRQNFRRRRRMKKLFNLLCRNGLLPPCEAAKNDQRHEHLLAVDQKLREELGLGGDRVSDQLLPYELRKRALDEKLPLHAVGRALYQLAQRRGFLSNRKAGGDEEETGKVKSGIADLYKLMDKADVPTIGSYFTTLDPEEQRIRSRWTSRHMFWEEFEAIWNAQAEHHKELTDELKEEIHAAIFFQRPLKSQKHLIGRCSIDPTKRRAPAACLPFQEFRVLQRVNDLRVTAPDGEIVDLTEEQKQQLATELLQTDGLSWAAIKKLLGMKKSKDYGRHWEFNFEKAGDKKLIGNRTYAKLEDALGESWTELSANDQDILVDEILQFDNEQALANRLETELGIPADRAKAAAGAKLEDAYAAYSRHTIERYLLKLREGFALQTIRRELDPETFATIEPLDELPPVRPTGYHKEGAFPELRNPAVERAMSEFRKVINAILKKAKHKPWAFRVEMARDLKHSRKRRQDLTDRRNQNTKSREEAYEKILREMGHENYCTRDNVLKVRLAEECGWVCPFSGKSINMKQLVGNESQFQIEHIIPFSRSLDNSFTNKTLCYHEENARKGNRMPWEAYHGTDYWDEMIARVKRFRGDARGIKLQRFLAEELPEQDEFTKKQLSDTRYIAKLATEYLGLLYGGKIERDELGFGKFKVQVSPGRATSYLRQRWNLNSIIGYSDDKDREDHRHHAIDAIVIGLTDARAVQQLSLAAQEAEERYGPDQHKLFAEVDHPFNELVSEARELVPAINVSSRVSKKLNGPLHKETILSKPRPEADDDSEQPETFHAVRKPLEAMSKGEVEAIIDPVVREAVLTQLKAIGGTPQKAFADKNNHPSLHGKNGRTVPIHRARIRKSDNPMPIGKGSKRRYVNPGSNHHLEVVAVLDKNGKEKKWEGVLVSRFEAMQRKARQEPIIQRDHGKQRKFKFSLAGGEHVLLEPGTENERLCRVTVISGSQVELVLHSDARPITVRKKEPGARIRKSANALFKEGCQKVTVGPLGEVSQASD
- a CDS encoding sigma 54-interacting transcriptional regulator; its protein translation is MYAYLTLLTGRRSGTNFSLDPSRETLIGRGSDCHITLLDPKCSRVHAAVRSTDEGWEIVDKESRNGIAVNGQKVRQATLGESHHIHLGSSEFAFHLSDDPPTAEATDPLMVQTIVQDLPIAVQQTNEELLEALPTPEQVQELVLLYQLSIQLLGREEPDQVVQVALGLLAERTKAAVVAFLWVDDGGHLRPQEVLPPEKADRVTLSESLTELVLQQGHAIWVANQPAEQQTATSTVSEYADAVCAPLVKKSRDGERNTLGALHVYLEDGRFRQSDFDFIIAVANLLTIALVRAQAKKRLQSEHDRLVSTSPGYEDLIGESKPMVSLKTKIERVAKAPGAVLIRGESGAGKELVARAIHRLSPRCEQPLVSVNCAAIPADLIESQLFGHKQGSFTGADRDHIGYFQQANLGTLFLDEVGELPLEGQAKLLRILEGHPFLPVGATQEVSVDVRVVAATNRDLQAFVREKKFREDLYYRLSIFELQIPPLRERGDDIGLLIDFFLQHYRRERGRPNLQLDEKARNKLVSYHWPGNVRQLRNVMDSAVVLAEGDEILPNDLGLRDSGQPELETLEIEAWEKKLIVEALKRTDGNVPDAAKLLGIGRATLYRKIETYHIER